The Arachis ipaensis cultivar K30076 chromosome B10, Araip1.1, whole genome shotgun sequence DNA window CCGTGTCTGGAAGCCGCCGTCGTCCTCGCCACAGGGTCAGCCGCTGTCATGTATGGCAGAGCCAGAAGAAGAGAGTTCGGGAGCAGAACAGGCGAGAGAGATCTGAGGCTGGGTTGGGAGTCCAACCACCGCGTCCAGCCGCCGTTTGTGTCGTCGGCGCTGCCTTCGCCGGAGCTGCCACCGTCAAAAAGGGATTCATGCCGCCGCAGGTGTCGCTGCCGGAGAAGGGAGCTGCATCTCTATGACTCTGGCCGCCGGGAGTGGTTCCGTGACTTCTGGGACCGCCGCCGAAGCCTCTGGCTGTTTCTGCCGTCACCGGAGAATCCTGCCGGTAAGATTTTAAGTATTGGGTTTCGTTTCTCTTGAGTTTCCGGAAACGTTACAATCACTGTATATTGATTTCAGTCGCCGGAGTCTGATCACCGTTGCCGCCTAGGATGGCTCCTGgggctgccgccgaaccggttcggagaccgccgttgtttcggttcagccgttccttcggttcggtaagcgtttcgatctgatgtcatgtaataggtcttgtcgaaagacgagaattagagctttatgcacatgacgatctattgattaacgctgttagtcttgcgttgcataattcctgatattaagtttggccggcttaatactagtgaaatatgtatatgaaagcactgatgggttatcatagatgatatacgagttttgagtaaagcgaattacgaggaacgttagaaactatttctcgaggctattcagttgtgagtcttgaattctgttcgagtcgacttgttctttcatatcctaacttggagttcttgtttgctaatccccttgaaaagtagtttgatgttccactctattcctctattcataggtattcttgtttgatcttaagtgcatatgcttgtttgaaattcttgttgcatctatctttctctgtttgagttccTCTTGATTAATGTATCCTTTGATATGGCTTTGAACTTGTCCTAATGCACTGTACATTTTACTCTGAGTTCCGAGTCCACTCTTAGAGGAATTTTTGATTcagttttttctcttatttaacGGTTatcacagccaattttgagattttataaaaattgctgttgattagatacatacttatctatatatgaactttgaagatttcttatacagtttaacaactatttatttttaatacctcgccgtacttttactggtttatagAACTGCACCTACTTAAAATACAAGTTGACTTTCTAGTaactttactatagttccaatggacaccttcatttgattatgtatttggttaTTCTTCAAGATCCCGGAAAGAAAGAATTTTTCGCTTTTACTtaggttgagtttcgtttggtaAACTTCACTTAACTCATTTTGAttggagtttgatttagcatactacatggtttatgccattgttgttcttttgaaagtgttggactcatagcttccTTCCTATGAACGGACTAAATTCCCTATTAAATCttccatctccatgaatgtcatgTTTGACCTTGTTTTTTTAActgatcttttacatcttgtgaatattgccattgatcttggtttttcctTTTTGTGAAATCTCATTCGtatatgagtcagtttgattcgtttcaagttagtgcattgtttattctcccattatctctacaagagtttttggTCAAAGACTTATCATTGAGAAATTataaatgattgagttgtctttttctatgacttttgtattcttttggatcaatttaaaacttgtttgatgtttcatgcctaatggatcttgtttgaactatttaagatcctttcttgcaaggcttgactccttttagtacatcttaaacttcttgaatgttcttctgagatggtgatttcaagaaacacttttggagtcttgttttgaaccttttaaagAAGTTTCGAATTCTCCTTGACGAaatattaaacggaatttattttctgttgtttgattgagattaaaaccattgtctaattttgacgaaattaatttaaagttggcatgcgcccttttaaatgaagttttggaaagcttccttgtttagtggaaaccggttTGTTTGTAACACACCACTTACTTCCTTACCAGATTGTGTGCAAATTTTTACCttggagtttcttttctaaaaggagtttaattttctctttcatcCTTGCTACAAAtattatacacgcttgtttgaatatgaaccttgagaatttttgaacaagcctTTGATTTCTCTCCCGAGTTTTATAAACTGCTTATGGTTAAATTGTGCAtctaattatttttctaaaatatttgaagaAATATTTTAGCCTTTAGCCAAACCCGTGTGCACCTTGTTTTTAGAACTCTACaaaaatctacttcaacatgaacttGCATTAAAGCAAAGTCAcgattatgcttttgttactctcttgaagaatgttgtTTAACTTCTCTTTCAGA harbors:
- the LOC110267980 gene encoding uncharacterized protein LOC110267980, which encodes MRAMAGREKTPCLEAAVVLATGSAAVMYGRARRREFGSRTGERDLRLGWESNHRVQPPFVSSALPSPELPPSKRDSCRRRCRCRRRELHLYDSGRREWFRDFWDRRRSLWLFLPSPENPAVAGV